The following proteins come from a genomic window of Trichoplusia ni isolate ovarian cell line Hi5 chromosome 16, tn1, whole genome shotgun sequence:
- the LOC113502228 gene encoding piggyBac transposable element-derived protein 4-like → MEPDRIIDDVGLPEASTSKSVGTGRHFPDDDDYDWQPNQRPHDLDMSYSEILSGPLGEELRVDSGSEEEEEPMSLEELRAILEETAEDVEEDPEEHERLSESFNWSSDYSTFRGQPEVYSQAGERGPNIKETDPLKLFTHVWDHDIMNSIVAQTNEYAWQTIAQASELPDGISAHSRLNDWVETTTDELYKLFAVMIFMSLMVAGRVSEYWSTGTLAMPGFRKLMSIKRYWLLMRFLHFVDNNTISVHGSDRKVAKIQPIIDHCNKKFNSMYTPRREISIDESLLLFKGRLSWIQCIRTKAARFGIKFYELCEAVTGYLLKFEVYTGKKYPQTGDSAEDSLYGFTSASAKVVLRLMQRFLNKGHCLVMDNFYNSVTLTRFLKLNKTDVIGTLNRRRMGTPRDIQILNERKLQKAAVVSRHCGDVSVLSWKDVKLVTTVSTYHNADMLPGRRAGQQILKPVVVHDYNKYMGGVDLKDQMLSMYLMERKRGMKWYLKVFKRLINVSILNIFIIHRENSTNPLSHRQFRYKLAEQLAQKYPNLTLSRLINPPALLRLDGDNHFPIYADSLEDRAGSKRNKIKRNRCVRCSLKKIRKEVNTVCQKCQKFLCLGQCWIEYHTLENL, encoded by the exons ATGGAGCCAGACCGAATTATTGACGACGTCGGGCTTCCCGAAGCCAGCACTTCAAAAAGTGTG GGTACCGGAAGACATTTTCCCGATGACGACGATTATGATTGGCAGCCTAATCAAAGGCCTCATGACCTTGATATGTCTTATTCCGAG ATACTCAGTGGGCCATTAGGCGAGGAGCTAAGAGTGGATTCGGGCAGTGAGGAAGAGGAGGAACCTATGTCGCTGGAGGAGCTTCGAGCTATCCTGGAAGAGACAGCCGAAGATGTTGAGGAAGATCCCGAAGAACACGAGAGGCTGTCTGAATCTTTCAATTGGTCAAGCGATTATAGTACATTTAGAGGTCAACCGGAAGTTTATTCCCAGGCAGGCGAGCGAGGTCCCAATATTAAGGAAACAGATCCTCTGAAGCTATTCACTCATGTTTGGGATCACGATATAATGAACAGTATTGTGGCACAGACCAACGAGTATGCCTGGCAAACGATAGCGCAAGCATCCGAGTTACCGGACGGTATCTCGGCGCATTCTCGATTAAATGATTGGGTAGAAACCACTACTGATGAGCTGTACAAGCTCTTTGCGGTGATGATTTTTATGTCGCTGATGGTCGCAGGACGTGTGAGTGAATACTGGAGCACGGGTACCCTGGCCATGCCAGGTTTTCGTAAACTTATGAGTATAAAACGGTACTGGCTACTCATGCGTTTCCTGCACTTTGTCGATAACAATACTATCAGTGTTCATGGTTCCGATCGTAAAGTTGCTAAGATACAACCCATCATTGaccattgtaataaaaagtttaatagcatGTACACGCCTCGCAGAGAAATAAGCATTGACGAATCGTTGCTGCTTTTTAAAGGACGCTTGAGTTGGATTCAGTGTATCCGTACAAAAGCAGCACGGTTTggtatcaaattttatgaactttgcgAGGCGGTTACAGGCTATTTGCTCAAATTTGAGGTTTACAcgggaaaaaaatatccacagacAGGGGACTCTGCGGAGGACTCCTTGTATGGCTTTACGAGCGCAAGTGCGAAAGTGGTGCTAAGGCTCATGCAAAGATTCCTCAACAAAGGTCACTGTCTTGTAAtggataacttttataattcagttactttgacacgatttttaaagttgaataagaCCGATGTCATCGGAACTCTGAACAGGCGAAGAATGGGGACACCGAGGGACATACAAATTCTCAACGAAAGGAAACTTCAAAAAGCAGCAGTGGTAAGTAGACACTGTGGTGACGTATCTGTCTTATCCTGGAAAGACGTTAAATTAGTAACCACAGTGTCGACTTACCACAATGCGGACATGTTGCCTGGAAGAAGAGCAggacaacaaatattgaagccTGTGGTTGTGCACGACTACAATAAGTACATGGGCGGTGtagatttaaaagatcaaatGCTGTCCATGTACTTAATGGAACGCAAAAGGGGGATGAAATGGTACTTGAAAGTGTTCAAACGGCTAATAAATGTTagcattttgaacatttttatcatacatcGCGAGAACAGCACAAATCCCCTCAGCCACAGGCAATTCAGATATAAATTGGCGGAGCAACTGGCTCAGAAATACCCAAATTTGACCTTATCTCGGCTAATAAATCCTCCTGCTCTTCTCCGCTTAGATGGTGATAATCACTTTCCAATCTATGCAGATTCTTTAGAAGATCGAGCGGGgagcaaaagaaacaaaattaaaagaaaccgcTGCGTTCGTtgctccttaaaaaaaatacggaaagaAGTTAACACCGTTTGCCAGAAGTGTCAGAAGTTCCTTTGTCTCGGTCAATGTTGGATTGAATACCACACTctcgaaaatttataa